A region of the Pedococcus aerophilus genome:
CAAGCGTCCCGCTCACGGCGTCCTGCGCGGACTCGCTCACGGGACCAGGTCGTCGAGGTAGAGCGGGAGCATCTCCCACCACGTCGGCCAGTCGTGCATGTACCCCGGACCCCAGTCGTCGACGCGGTTCGGGATCCCCTTGTCCCCCAACACCTTCGCCACCGCCCAGGACTCGCCCACGTCCTCGTAGTCACCACTCCCGGACGCCATCAGGACGAACCGGTGCCGCAGCGTCTCCAGCGCCTCCCCCTCGAGGCCGGGCACGAACTGCAGCGGCGAGGAGTAGTAGAGGTCGTCGGTGTTCGGGCCGCCGATGAACTGCTCGATGGCATAGGTGCCGCTCATGCCGATGGCGGCGCTGAACAGGTGCGGGTAGCGGCAGACCATCGCCACGGCGTTGAACGCCCCGATCGACGCCCCCGCCGTGACGATCGGCTGCGGGCCGTTGCTGTCCGCGTGGATCGCGGGGACGACCTCCTCGGCGACGGCCTGGTGGTAGGCGTTGAACAGCCACATGCGGTACTCCGTGGAGCCCACCTTCTGGGCCATCGCCCGCCCGGCCGCGCTGTCGCACGAGTAGACCTTGATCCGTCCGGCCTCGATCATCGGCGCGAGCCGGTCGACGAGCTGGTTGCGCTCGACCTCCTCGGCATCGCCACCCGCTGTCGGGAAGAGCAGCACGGGCACGCCGTAGTGCCCCCAACGGACGAGGGACAGCTCCTGCCCCATCCGGTCGGACCACCAGCGTTCGGTGACCTTCACGTGTGCCTCCTTCTGCTGGTGCGGGTATGGCGTGTGGTCCAGCGGGAACTGCAGACCGGCTACTCGTACACGAACTTCTGCGGGCCGGGAAAGATCCACGACAGGCCGTCGCGCAACCGGTCGCGCCAGTCCTCCCAGTTGTGGCCGTCGCGGGCTTCCACGTACTTCACCGTCATCCCGGCGCCACGGAACACGGGCACCATCGAGCGGTTCGGCGTGATGAGGGGCTCGTAGGTCCCGCAGGACATGAAGATCCGCTCGACGGGCCGGGTCGGCTTCTCCCGGTAGCGGTTGACGAACTTCACCACCGGGTCGAAGTACGGGCCACCCCCGTGGTCGGTGCCGATGTCCGTGAAGACCATCGACGCGGACTGCAGGAACAGCGAGCCGAACTCGCCCGGGTAGCGCACCGCCGTCGACAGGGACGCGATTCCACCGAAGCTGGACCCCATGAGGCAGCGGCCCTGCGGGTCGTCGAGGAGGGAGAGCCGCTCGGACAGCCGCGGCACGAGCTCGCGGGCGATGAACCGGGCGTGCGGCGCGTGGTTGGGGTACTCCTTCAACCGGTCGCGCGGCGGGACGAAGGCGACGACGAGCGGGGCGACGTCGAGGCGGTGGATGAGGTTGTCCAGCACTGTCTTCATGGCCGCGTAGTCGAGGTAGTCGGTGCCGTCGTGGACCACGAGCAGGGGGTAGCGCAGGGCGGTGTTGTACCGCGCGGGCAGATAGAGCTTGACGTCCTGCTCGCGGCGAAGAGCCTTGGAGCGCAACGTGTCCTCGACGATCTCGCCCTGCCGAGCCTCGGGGTCGTGGTGCACCCACTGGGGCACCTCGTAGCCCGTCGCCGCGCAGACCGAGCTCGACCCCATGGGCGAGTGCGCCACCTTGGGGTTGAGCGGGTCGTTGAAGCTCTCGTAGTGGTCGCCCCGCCGCGTCTCCAGCTGGTACTCCACGCGGGACCCGCTCGGCAGCACCGTCGTCGCGGCCCACAGGTCGGTGTCGGGCAGGCGGCGCATCGGGAGCGGGTCGGGCAGTCCGACGACGCGGTGGCGCACCCGCACCTCGTCGGCATCGCCGCGGAAGAGGAACGTCGCCCGCTCCCCCTCGATGACCGGGGACGGGTGCCGGGCGAGGAAGCGGTCGATGGCGGCCCCGTCGACGGGGAGCCGTTCGCGGAGCCGGTTGACGGCCAGTCGACGCTCGTTCACGCGTTCTCCCCCTGCTCGGTGGGCGCTGCGGCGCCGGGCGCAGGGGCTCCGAGCTCGTGGACGGCGCCGTCGGTGCCGAGGATCCGTGCCCCCTTGGGCAGTCCGCCATCGGGGGTGAGCTCCAGG
Encoded here:
- a CDS encoding esterase family protein, which codes for MKVTERWWSDRMGQELSLVRWGHYGVPVLLFPTAGGDAEEVERNQLVDRLAPMIEAGRIKVYSCDSAAGRAMAQKVGSTEYRMWLFNAYHQAVAEEVVPAIHADSNGPQPIVTAGASIGAFNAVAMVCRYPHLFSAAIGMSGTYAIEQFIGGPNTDDLYYSSPLQFVPGLEGEALETLRHRFVLMASGSGDYEDVGESWAVAKVLGDKGIPNRVDDWGPGYMHDWPTWWEMLPLYLDDLVP
- a CDS encoding alpha/beta hydrolase-fold protein: MNERRLAVNRLRERLPVDGAAIDRFLARHPSPVIEGERATFLFRGDADEVRVRHRVVGLPDPLPMRRLPDTDLWAATTVLPSGSRVEYQLETRRGDHYESFNDPLNPKVAHSPMGSSSVCAATGYEVPQWVHHDPEARQGEIVEDTLRSKALRREQDVKLYLPARYNTALRYPLLVVHDGTDYLDYAAMKTVLDNLIHRLDVAPLVVAFVPPRDRLKEYPNHAPHARFIARELVPRLSERLSLLDDPQGRCLMGSSFGGIASLSTAVRYPGEFGSLFLQSASMVFTDIGTDHGGGPYFDPVVKFVNRYREKPTRPVERIFMSCGTYEPLITPNRSMVPVFRGAGMTVKYVEARDGHNWEDWRDRLRDGLSWIFPGPQKFVYE